The Chitinophaga lutea genome contains the following window.
ACGAACAGGCGATGATCAACGCGAACCTGGGTAACATATATGTCATCAAAAAGGAATACGACAAGGCGATCGAACTGCTGGCCACCTCGGCCATGGCGGACATCAAAGGGTCGGTGAAGGAAACAACGGCGGCGTTTAACCTGGCCTCGCTCCTGTTCCAGACGGGCGACATCAAAAACGCCTCCCGGTACATCGAACGGGCAGTGGCGGACGCCACCTTTTACGGGGCCCGCCAGCGGAAAGTGCAGGTAAGCGCCATCCTCCCCATCATCGAAGGGGAACGCTTCAACGCCGTGGAAAGCCAGAAAAACAGGCTTTTTGTCTATTCGGCCATCGCCACCTTCCTGCTGATCGCCTCCATCGTGCTGTCCTACATCATCTTCAAACAGGTCAAAAAACTCAAAACGGCCCAGAATATCATCACCCAGGCCCATCACCGCCAACAGGAAATCAATGATAAACTGCTGGAATCCAACAAGATAAAGGAGGAGTACATCGGGTACTGCTTCCACATCGCCTCGGCGTACATCGACAAGATCGAAAAACTGAAAACGCAGGTAGACCAGAAGCTGAACGACCACAAATCGGCCGAGATCCGCTTCATCGTCAATAATATTAATATCAAACAGGAACGGGAAGAGCTCTTCCGCAACTTCGACCGCATCTTCCTCAAAATATTCCCGAACTTCGTAAGCGAATTCAACTCCTTCTTTAAAGAAGAAGACCAGATCAAACTGAAAGACAACGAGCTCCTGAATACCGACCTCCGGATCTACGCCCTCTTCCGCATCGGTATCAGCGAAAACGAAAAAATAGCCCGCATCCTCGAATATTCCGTGAACACCATATACGCCTATAAAACCAAAATCAGGAACAAGTCGATCGTCCCGAACGACGAATTTGAAGACAAAATCATGCAGATAAAGATCTGAAAATAGCTATATTAAGGAAATTTATATTCGTTCGTAACGAATTGATTGTTAACGCATTCATTCTCTGAAAAACCTTTAAAACCCGTTTAATTTCTATACTTCGCTGATAATAGTTGGCCGCCCTGTTTAGACCCGCTTACTTTGGAATACTCAACCAAAAACTAAATTTTTCATTCAATTCCACTTACAGGTACTCGTACTTATCCAAAACCTAAATCACTACGTTATGACCAAAATGCGACTAATCAAAGCGCTGCTGTTCTGCCCGCTGCTTTTCCTGCTCGCTTCAACAGTTTTAGCCCAGACAAAATCCGTGACGGGGAAAATCACGGATGAGAAAGGCGGTCCCATTCCGGGAGCGACCATTTCCATCAAAGGCACCAGTTCGGGCACCGTGACCGATGCGGACGGCGCATTCAAGCTGAACGTGCCCACAGGGGCCACCGTGCTTGTGGTGTCATCGATCGGCTACGCCCAACAGGAAATCAACATCGCCTCCACCTCCACCGTATCGGTGAGCCTGGTACCGGAAAACACCACATTGACGGACGTAGTGGTGGTGGGCTACGGCATCGCCCGGAAAAAGGACCTCACGGGCTCGGTAGCTTCCCTGAAAGCGAAAGACTTCAACCGGGGCATCACCAACGCCCCGGACCAGTTGATCCAGGGTAAGGTGGCCGGCCTCATGGTGGTGAACAATAACGGCGCGCCGGGTGCGGCGGCTACGGTGCGCATCCGCGGTAACTCTTCGGTGCGCTCGGGCAACCAGCCGCTCTACGTGATCGACGGGGTGCCGCTCGACGGCCGGGTGGCCCGGCCGAACATCAACGCCAATAACCTGGGCCAGATGCCGGACGCCAACCCGCTGAACTTCGTGAACGCGGCG
Protein-coding sequences here:
- a CDS encoding DUF6377 domain-containing protein is translated as MKWILFSLILFLASTGVRAHSRTDSLLRELDIIISKTADFDAGKENALRQLKESYHNAAQPEQKYGACLALCEAYKAYNYDSAFSYAQQLQKIAEKLQDPQRQLYARIKLGFILLSSGMFRETGQIMDTLRTAQLPDSMRAEFFVLMRRYYYDLADYVNDQHYSRIYLGEAARFTDSAVALYPENHFQRLSCLGYKYFKQGNLDSALHYLNRTIALPNLSFHEQAMINANLGNIYVIKKEYDKAIELLATSAMADIKGSVKETTAAFNLASLLFQTGDIKNASRYIERAVADATFYGARQRKVQVSAILPIIEGERFNAVESQKNRLFVYSAIATFLLIASIVLSYIIFKQVKKLKTAQNIITQAHHRQQEINDKLLESNKIKEEYIGYCFHIASAYIDKIEKLKTQVDQKLNDHKSAEIRFIVNNINIKQEREELFRNFDRIFLKIFPNFVSEFNSFFKEEDQIKLKDNELLNTDLRIYALFRIGISENEKIARILEYSVNTIYAYKTKIRNKSIVPNDEFEDKIMQIKI